GCTCGTGCTGCTGAGCTTAGCGATAGGCTTCCTGTGATATGGCTTCATATGGCAGAATGCACAGGCTGTAGCGAGAGCTTACTAAGAACCGATGCTCCAAGTATAGATAGTCTTATATTTGACTACATAAGCCTTGAATACCACGAAACTATTATGGCAGCTTCTGGTTGGCAGGCTGAAGAAAATTTAGAGAGTGCGATCGAAAAATATAAAGGCAGATACATCCTACTAGTTGAGGGAGGTATTCCAACTGGTGCGACTGAAAATTTTCTAACTGTTGGACCTCATGGCACAACAGGTAAAACTCATGCTGTAAATGCTTCAAAAGACGCAGCTGCTATCTTTGCGATCGGCACCTGTTCTAGCTTTGGTGGCATTCAAGCTGCAAGGCCAAACCCATCAAATTCAGTGGGACTTTCAAAGGTAACTGATAAACCAGTTATTAATGTTGCGGGCTGTCCACCAAGTGAGAAAAATATCGTTGGCAACGTGCTTCACTTCTTACTTTTTGGCACACTTCCAGCGCTTGATGTTTACAATAGACCAAAATGGGCTTATGGTTTAAGAATTCACGATCTTTGCGAAAGACGTGGTCACTTTGACGCTGGCGAGTTTGTCCAAAGCTTCGGCGATGAAGGTGCAAAAAATGGCTACTGCTTATACAAAGTAGGTTGCAAAGGTCCATATACATTTAATAACTGCTCACGCGAGAGATTTAACCAGCACACATCGTGGCCAGTTCAAGCAGGTCACGGCTGTATAGGCTGCTCAGAGCCAGACTTCTGGGATACGATGGGACCATTTGAAGAGCCTATGGCAGATAGACTCTTTGATACTGTTTTAGGTCTTGGAGCTGATAATGTCAGCGATAAAGTTGGCATCGGAATTTTAGCTCTTACAGGCATTGGTATAGCAGCTCACGCTGTTATAGCTTCTATGAGTAAAGATAAAGAATAAGGCGAAAAAATGAGTGAAAAAAGAATAGTAATAGACCCTATAACACGTATCGAGGGACACTTAAGAATAGAAGTTGTTGTAGATGAAAATAACGTTGTAAAAGAGGCTTACTCTGGCTCAACTCTTTGGCGTGGTTTAGAGCAGATCGTAAAAGGCAGAGATCCAAGAGATGCTGGCTTTTTCATGCAAAGAATTTGTGGCGTTTGTACATACTCACACTACCGAGCAGGCATCATCGCAGTTGAAAATGCTCTTGGTATCAAGCCTCCACTAAATGCAGAGCTAACTAGAACGCTTATGAATGCAGCTTTATATCTTCACGATCACATCGTGCACTTTTATCAGCTCCACGGCATGGACTGGGCAGACGTGGTCTCTGCACTAAGCGCAGACGTGCATAAAGCTAGCGAAGAGGCGTTTAAATATACTGATCTTCCGTTTGCCACAGGAGCTGACAAGCTAAAAGAGGTAAAAGAGAGGGTTGAAGCCTTTGTTAAAAAGGGCAATCTTGGACCATTTGCTAACGCATACTGGGGACATAGCACATATAAATTTACGCCAGAGCAAAATTTGATCGTCCTCTCTCACTACTTAGAGTGCTTAAGGATCCAAAGAACAGCAGCTCAGATGATGGCGATCTTTGGCGCGAAAAACCCACACCCACAAAGCCTAACAGTTGGTGGCGTAACCTGTGTGATGGATCTTATGGATCCAGCTAGAATGGGCGAATATATGAGCAAATTTGCCGAGATCAAAGAATTTGTTGATAGAGCTTACTATCCAGATATCTTGATGGCGGCTAAAGCTTATGGTAATGAGCCAAGCGTTCTAAACGATGTTGGTGTGGCAAATTTACTCTGCTATGATGAGTTTTTGATAGACAAAAATGATCATCTATTTAAAGGTGGCTATATCTTAAATGGCGATCTTAACAAGGTTTATGATATTGATGAAAATAAAATCACTGAAGAAGCTACTAGGTCTTGGTATAAAAACGACAAAGCGCTTCATCCATATGACGGCGAGACTGAGGCAAACTACACAGGTCTTATTGACGGTGAGAGCATAGACGCTGAGGGCAAACTAGCTCACAGTAAGCTTTTTGATACAAAAGGCAAATATAGCTGGATCAAAGCACCAAGATATGATGGCTTGCCTATGCAAGTGGGTCCAATAGCAAGTATCGTTATAAACTACGCTAGAGGCAACGAGAGAGTTAAAAAAGTAGTTGACGAATTTTTAGCAAAGAGTGGCTTGCCATTAAGTGCAGTTTTCTCAACTCTAGGCAGAACCGCTACTCGTATGCTTGAAGCAAAAGTGGTTGCTGAGCACACAATGGACGCATTTAATGCCTTAGTAGAAAATTTAAAATCAGATCAAGAGACCTGCGCAAAATATGTAATTGATAACAAAAAAGAGTACAAAGGAAATTTCCAAGGCAATGCTCCAAGAGGTGCGCTTAGCCACTGGTGCCGCATAAAAGATGGTGTTATCACAAACTGGCAAGCAGTCGTGCCAAGCACATGGAACGCCTCTCCAAAAGATGCCAAAGGTCAAATGGGAAGCTACGAAGCGTGCTTAGTTGGTTTAAAGATCGCTGATCTTTCAAAACCACTCGAGATAATACGAAAAATTCACTCTTACGATCCTTGCATCGCATGCGCTGTGCATGTTATGGATACAAAGGGAAATGATTTGAGTACTTATAAGATAAATCCAAATTTGTAAGGAGAGAATATGTCACATAAAAATGCTGATAGAATCAGCGAATACGAATTCTCCATCGGCGTTAGGCTGACACACTGGATTAGATTTGCAGCGATCACACTTTTAGTTGTGAGTGGCTACTATATCTCGTACGTTTTTGTGAGTCCAGAGATAACGAGCGAGCCTACAAATTTTATGCAAGCAAAGTGGCGTATGACTCACCAGATCGCTGGCTTTGTGCTAATAGCGGCGTTTATCTTTAAATTTTATCTATTTGTCTTTGATAAACATAGTAAAAAAGAGTGGATGAGTGTGGTTGATTTTCTAAATCCAAAAATTTGGATCGCACAGATCAAGTATTATCTTTTTATGGGGCCACATCCGCATTTAAGGGGCGTTTATAATCCTTTGCAGTTTGCCTCATACTTTTTCTTTTATCTTATTTTGACTCTTATTTGCCTAAGCGGTCTTGTGCTTTACGTTCATGTTTATCATGAGGGACTTGGCGGAGCACTTTATGAGCCAGCTAGGTTTTTTGAAGAGCTTATGGGCGGACTAGCAAATGTCAGAACGATACATAGAATTTGTATGTGGGTCATTATGATATTTGTGCCGATTCATGTTTATATGGCAGTATTTAACGCTGTTAAAGGCAAAAATGGAGCGATGGACGCTATCGTTAGCGGCTATAAATTTGTAAAAGAACACTGATGAGAGTGCTGGTTCTTGGTATTGGCAACGTGATGTTTGCTGATGAGGGCATAGGTGTTCATTTTGTAAATTTGATGGCTAAAAACTATAAATTTACAAGTTCTAAAAACGAGCTTACTCTAATGGACGGGGGCACTTTAGCCCTCGCTCTAACTCACATAATAAGCGAATTTGACTATCTTATCGTCGTTGATTGCATTAGCGCAAATGGTGCAAGCGTAGGTGATGTTTATTTTTTCGACTTTCTAAACGTGCCAAA
The sequence above is a segment of the Campylobacter concisus genome. Coding sequences within it:
- a CDS encoding nickel-dependent hydrogenase large subunit, with amino-acid sequence MSEKRIVIDPITRIEGHLRIEVVVDENNVVKEAYSGSTLWRGLEQIVKGRDPRDAGFFMQRICGVCTYSHYRAGIIAVENALGIKPPLNAELTRTLMNAALYLHDHIVHFYQLHGMDWADVVSALSADVHKASEEAFKYTDLPFATGADKLKEVKERVEAFVKKGNLGPFANAYWGHSTYKFTPEQNLIVLSHYLECLRIQRTAAQMMAIFGAKNPHPQSLTVGGVTCVMDLMDPARMGEYMSKFAEIKEFVDRAYYPDILMAAKAYGNEPSVLNDVGVANLLCYDEFLIDKNDHLFKGGYILNGDLNKVYDIDENKITEEATRSWYKNDKALHPYDGETEANYTGLIDGESIDAEGKLAHSKLFDTKGKYSWIKAPRYDGLPMQVGPIASIVINYARGNERVKKVVDEFLAKSGLPLSAVFSTLGRTATRMLEAKVVAEHTMDAFNALVENLKSDQETCAKYVIDNKKEYKGNFQGNAPRGALSHWCRIKDGVITNWQAVVPSTWNASPKDAKGQMGSYEACLVGLKIADLSKPLEIIRKIHSYDPCIACAVHVMDTKGNDLSTYKINPNL
- the cybH gene encoding Ni/Fe-hydrogenase, b-type cytochrome subunit, with the protein product MSHKNADRISEYEFSIGVRLTHWIRFAAITLLVVSGYYISYVFVSPEITSEPTNFMQAKWRMTHQIAGFVLIAAFIFKFYLFVFDKHSKKEWMSVVDFLNPKIWIAQIKYYLFMGPHPHLRGVYNPLQFASYFFFYLILTLICLSGLVLYVHVYHEGLGGALYEPARFFEELMGGLANVRTIHRICMWVIMIFVPIHVYMAVFNAVKGKNGAMDAIVSGYKFVKEH
- a CDS encoding hydrogenase small subunit, translating into MNNDLRQKIDRRLSELSALPKMKSDSSIAQLLKEKGFTRRDFMKWAGAMTAFMALPSAMTPMVARAAELSDRLPVIWLHMAECTGCSESLLRTDAPSIDSLIFDYISLEYHETIMAASGWQAEENLESAIEKYKGRYILLVEGGIPTGATENFLTVGPHGTTGKTHAVNASKDAAAIFAIGTCSSFGGIQAARPNPSNSVGLSKVTDKPVINVAGCPPSEKNIVGNVLHFLLFGTLPALDVYNRPKWAYGLRIHDLCERRGHFDAGEFVQSFGDEGAKNGYCLYKVGCKGPYTFNNCSRERFNQHTSWPVQAGHGCIGCSEPDFWDTMGPFEEPMADRLFDTVLGLGADNVSDKVGIGILALTGIGIAAHAVIASMSKDKE